A section of the Devosia rhizoryzae genome encodes:
- a CDS encoding NADP-dependent malic enzyme, which translates to MSSDINEQRRVLREAALHFHEFPKPGKLEIQPLKPLGNQRDLALAYSPGVAAPCEEIAENPESVARYTSRQNLVAVISNGTAVLGLGNIGALASKPVMEGKAVLFKKFAGIDVFDLEIDEINPQKFIEAVAPLWPTFGGINLEDIRAPDCFEIEEALRERMPIPVFHDDQHGTAIIVGAAVLNGLELSGKRIEDVKICTSGAGAAAIACLNVLVALGAKYENIWVADKDGLVTHKRNDVNDKWRGQFRRVSEATTLAEVIDGADVFLGLSAAGALKPEMLAKMAPKPLILALANPNPEIMPELAKATRPDAMVCTGRSDYANQVNNVLCFPFIFRGALDVHATTINEEMKLAAVRAIAKLAHEPGLEVSPSGQPAVYGPEHIIPNPFDQRLILRIAPAVARAAMESGVAKKPIEDWDAYLDSLNRFVFRSGLVMKPIIDRAQGKGKRIAFADGEDERVLRAAQVLLEERIARPILIGRPQVLEARIERFGLGIRPGVDFEVINPEDDPRYRDYVSLFHSLVGRNGVTPDTARTIVRTNTTVIGALAVKRGEADGLICGLQGRYIKHVRDIRSIIGLQDGVSDASALSMLIMPRGAFFLTDTYVNQNPSADEIVSIALQARDHLKRFNIEARAALLSYSNFGSRDGDSAYKMREVYEKLKTAAPDLIVEGEMQGDLALNETLRERYVPDTALRGEANLLIFPDLDAANLSMTLLKEMNNALAVGPILMGTRAPAHILAPSVTSRGIVNMAAIAANEAVGAEA; encoded by the coding sequence ATGTCGAGCGACATCAACGAACAGCGCAGGGTGCTTCGCGAGGCGGCGCTGCATTTCCATGAGTTTCCAAAGCCCGGCAAGCTCGAGATCCAGCCGCTAAAGCCGCTCGGCAATCAGCGCGACCTGGCTCTCGCCTATTCCCCTGGCGTCGCGGCTCCGTGCGAGGAAATCGCAGAAAATCCGGAATCGGTCGCGCGCTACACCTCTCGCCAGAACCTCGTCGCCGTCATCTCCAACGGCACTGCCGTTCTCGGCCTCGGCAATATCGGTGCGCTGGCCTCCAAGCCGGTAATGGAGGGCAAGGCCGTCCTCTTCAAGAAGTTCGCCGGCATCGACGTCTTCGATCTCGAAATCGACGAGATCAACCCGCAGAAGTTCATCGAAGCCGTGGCGCCGCTCTGGCCGACCTTCGGCGGCATCAATCTCGAAGACATCCGCGCGCCCGATTGCTTCGAGATCGAGGAAGCTCTGCGCGAGCGGATGCCGATCCCGGTCTTCCACGATGACCAGCATGGCACCGCCATCATCGTCGGCGCCGCCGTCCTTAACGGCCTCGAGCTTTCCGGCAAGCGCATCGAAGACGTCAAAATCTGCACATCCGGGGCAGGGGCAGCGGCCATCGCCTGCCTCAACGTCCTTGTCGCCCTGGGCGCCAAATACGAGAACATCTGGGTCGCAGACAAGGATGGCCTCGTCACCCACAAGCGCAATGACGTCAACGACAAGTGGCGCGGCCAATTCCGCCGTGTCAGCGAAGCGACGACGCTGGCGGAAGTCATCGACGGCGCCGACGTCTTCCTCGGCCTTTCCGCAGCTGGTGCGCTCAAGCCTGAAATGCTGGCCAAGATGGCGCCCAAGCCGCTGATCCTGGCGCTGGCCAATCCCAACCCCGAAATCATGCCCGAACTCGCCAAGGCCACGCGTCCCGACGCAATGGTCTGCACCGGCCGCTCGGACTACGCCAACCAGGTCAACAACGTCCTCTGCTTCCCCTTTATCTTCCGCGGCGCGCTCGATGTGCATGCGACGACGATCAACGAGGAAATGAAGCTCGCCGCCGTGCGCGCCATCGCCAAGTTGGCGCATGAGCCCGGCCTTGAAGTCTCGCCTTCTGGCCAGCCGGCCGTTTATGGCCCCGAGCACATCATTCCCAACCCCTTCGACCAGCGCCTGATCCTGCGCATCGCGCCGGCCGTCGCTCGTGCGGCCATGGAGTCTGGCGTCGCCAAGAAGCCGATCGAGGATTGGGACGCCTATCTCGACAGCCTCAACCGCTTCGTCTTCCGCTCTGGCCTCGTGATGAAGCCGATCATCGACCGCGCGCAGGGTAAGGGCAAACGCATCGCCTTTGCCGATGGCGAGGACGAGCGCGTGCTGCGCGCCGCCCAGGTGCTGCTTGAGGAGCGCATTGCGCGCCCCATCCTGATCGGCCGCCCGCAAGTGCTCGAAGCCCGTATCGAGCGCTTCGGCCTCGGCATCCGCCCGGGTGTCGATTTCGAGGTCATCAACCCCGAAGACGATCCGCGCTACCGCGATTATGTCAGCCTCTTCCATTCGCTGGTGGGCCGCAACGGCGTCACGCCGGACACCGCCCGCACCATCGTGCGCACCAATACCACGGTCATCGGTGCCCTTGCGGTCAAGCGCGGCGAGGCCGATGGCCTGATCTGCGGCCTGCAGGGCCGTTACATAAAGCACGTCCGCGACATCCGCTCAATCATCGGCCTGCAGGACGGCGTCAGCGACGCGTCGGCGCTGTCCATGCTGATCATGCCGCGCGGCGCCTTCTTCCTCACCGACACTTACGTCAATCAGAACCCCAGCGCCGACGAGATCGTCTCCATCGCGCTGCAGGCCCGCGACCACCTGAAGCGCTTCAACATCGAGGCGCGAGCCGCGCTCCTCAGCTATTCGAACTTCGGCTCGCGCGACGGCGACAGCGCCTACAAGATGCGCGAAGTCTACGAGAAGCTCAAAACCGCAGCGCCCGATCTCATCGTCGAAGGCGAAATGCAGGGTGACCTGGCACTAAACGAAACGTTGCGCGAGCGTTATGTTCCGGACACGGCGCTCAGGGGCGAAGCCAACCTCCTGATCTTCCCCGATCTCGATGCGGCCAACCTTTCCATGACGCTGCTCAAGGAAATGAACAACGCTCTCGCCGTCGGCCCCATCCTCATGGGCACCCGCGCGCCGGCCCATATCCTTGCCCCGTCCGTCACCAGCCGCGGCATCGTCAACATGGCCGCCATCGCCGCCAACGAAGCCGTGGGTGCCGAAGCATGA
- the rnd gene encoding ribonuclease D: MDVIVSTDALAAFCERAAQFEFVTVDTEFLRETTYWPRLCLIQVATDDEAVLIDPLSPDIKLAPFMGLLANPNVTKVFHAARQDIEIFVKMTGAVPHNIFDTQVAASVCGFGDSASYDSLVRAICKVELDKSSRFTDWSARPLSEKQMTYALADVTYLRDIYRELRQQVEQTRRWDWVEDELAILRSIDTYVVQPEQAWERLKMKFNRPRDLAAVKVLAQWRERRAQETDQPRSRILKDDVLNELATQRPLTPDAFEKLRAVPRGFGRSSAAAEIIALMKGVEALPKSALPDMPERYRGPSPKGAVGDLVRVLLKAVAEQHGVAARIIATSDEIDALVLDDDADVPALKGWRRKLFGEKALAIKHGRIGLVATRKGVIEFAVGQTEAAE; encoded by the coding sequence ATGGATGTGATTGTTTCCACAGACGCACTCGCCGCTTTCTGCGAGCGCGCTGCACAGTTTGAATTCGTGACGGTCGATACGGAATTCCTGCGCGAAACCACATACTGGCCCCGCCTCTGCCTGATTCAGGTCGCGACCGACGATGAAGCGGTGCTGATCGATCCGCTGTCCCCCGACATCAAGCTCGCGCCGTTCATGGGGCTGCTGGCCAATCCCAACGTCACCAAGGTGTTCCACGCGGCGCGGCAGGACATCGAAATCTTCGTCAAGATGACGGGCGCGGTGCCGCACAACATCTTCGACACCCAGGTTGCCGCGAGCGTCTGCGGCTTTGGCGACAGTGCGTCCTATGACAGCCTGGTGCGGGCGATCTGCAAGGTCGAGCTCGACAAGTCGTCGCGCTTTACCGACTGGTCGGCACGGCCGCTGAGCGAAAAGCAGATGACCTATGCCCTGGCGGACGTCACCTATCTGCGCGACATTTATCGCGAGTTGCGTCAGCAGGTCGAGCAGACGCGGCGCTGGGACTGGGTCGAGGACGAACTCGCGATCCTGCGCAGCATCGACACTTATGTGGTGCAGCCCGAGCAGGCCTGGGAACGGCTGAAGATGAAGTTCAACCGGCCGCGCGATCTCGCAGCGGTCAAGGTTCTGGCGCAGTGGCGCGAGCGGCGGGCGCAGGAAACCGACCAGCCGCGCAGCCGTATATTGAAAGACGATGTGCTCAATGAGCTGGCGACTCAGCGGCCGTTGACGCCTGATGCGTTCGAAAAGCTTCGCGCCGTGCCGCGTGGCTTCGGTCGTAGCAGTGCTGCCGCCGAGATCATTGCGCTAATGAAGGGTGTCGAGGCGCTGCCCAAGTCGGCGCTGCCGGACATGCCGGAGCGCTATCGCGGCCCCTCGCCTAAGGGCGCAGTGGGCGATCTTGTGCGTGTTCTGCTGAAGGCCGTTGCCGAGCAGCATGGCGTGGCCGCCCGGATCATCGCCACCTCCGACGAGATCGATGCCCTGGTGCTGGACGACGACGCCGACGTGCCGGCGCTTAAAGGCTGGCGCCGGAAGCTCTTTGGCGAAAAGGCCCTGGCGATCAAGCACGGCCGCATCGGGCTCGTGGCCACCCGCAAGGGCGTCATCGAGTTCGCCGTCGGGCAGACCGAGGCTGCCGAGTAG
- a CDS encoding FtsB family cell division protein — translation MPTRLKRPSIWRPLALTVTLLACQGYLGYSALNGQFGIENRAQIEADIEVLQDRSSALQAEIDAFEHRVNLMNPKHLDPDLVTERARALLNMAHADDLLIMVDPKSGKPISGQFEELIDDQLMQIIQADSTL, via the coding sequence ATGCCCACCCGTCTTAAACGTCCATCTATCTGGCGACCGCTGGCTCTGACGGTGACTTTGCTCGCGTGCCAGGGCTATCTTGGCTATTCCGCGCTCAACGGGCAGTTCGGCATCGAGAACCGCGCTCAGATCGAGGCCGATATCGAGGTTCTGCAGGATCGCAGCTCTGCCCTTCAGGCCGAAATTGACGCCTTTGAGCATCGGGTAAACCTGATGAACCCCAAACACCTCGATCCCGATCTCGTCACGGAGCGCGCACGCGCCTTGCTCAACATGGCGCATGCCGACGATTTGCTGATCATGGTCGATCCGAAGAGCGGTAAACCAATATCCGGTCAATTCGAAGAATTAATCGACGATCAGTTAATGCAGATTATTCAAGCAGATTCAACGCTCTAG
- a CDS encoding Dabb family protein, whose amino-acid sequence MIRHTVVFSLKHASGSTDEQAFLDAALVLAAIPGVDKFERLRQVSPKADYAFGFSMEFADQAAYEAYNDHPDHVAFVRDRWVPEVARFQEIDYVAL is encoded by the coding sequence ATGATCCGCCACACCGTCGTCTTCAGCCTCAAGCACGCATCGGGCTCCACCGACGAACAGGCCTTCCTCGATGCCGCCCTTGTGCTGGCCGCTATCCCCGGCGTCGACAAGTTCGAACGCCTCCGGCAAGTTAGCCCCAAGGCCGACTACGCCTTCGGCTTTTCCATGGAGTTCGCCGACCAGGCAGCCTACGAGGCCTACAACGATCATCCCGATCACGTCGCCTTCGTCCGAGACCGCTGGGTGCCGGAAGTGGCCAGGTTCCAGGAGATCGACTACGTCGCGCTCTAG
- the aspS gene encoding aspartate--tRNA ligase — protein sequence MTLHRYRSHTCGALTANDAGDSVRLSGWVHRVRDHGGLLFIDLRDHYGITQCVIDPDSAAFSAAEKVRSEWVLRIDGEVKLRDAAAVNTNIPTGAVEVFIRDIEVLSAAKELPLPVFGDAEYPEDIRLRYRFLDLRREKLHNNIVKRTKIISAMRAGMGGAGFTEFSTPILTASSPEGARDFLVPSRIHPGKFFALPQAPQQYKQLLMVAGFDRYFQVAPCFRDEDPRADRLPGEFYQLDLEMSFVTQEDIWATVEPVMTEVFEKFAEGKRVTRNWPRIPYDTAIRKYGSDKPDLRNPIEIEGVTEHFAGSGFKVFADQIEADPKVEVWAIPAKNKPGAEPIGRAFCDRMNAWAQGEGQPGLGYIFFKEGQGSGPIAKNIGEERTAALKAQLGLDDGDAVFFVAGRPEKFYKFAGEARTKVGTDLGVVDTEQYALCWIVDFPFYEWSEEEKRIDFAHNPFSMPQGGIEGLNGPDPLSLKAYQYDAVCNGFEIASGSIRNQEPETMVKAFELTGKSRAEVEEQFGGLYRAFQYGAPPHGGAAFGIDRIVMLLCGVANLREITAFPMNQQAEDLLMGAPSPADNKQLRELSIRLNVQS from the coding sequence ATGACCCTACATCGCTACCGTTCCCACACTTGTGGCGCTCTGACGGCGAATGATGCTGGCGATAGCGTGCGCCTCTCCGGCTGGGTACACCGCGTGCGCGACCATGGCGGCCTGCTCTTTATCGATCTGCGCGACCACTATGGCATTACCCAATGTGTCATTGACCCTGATTCTGCGGCTTTCTCGGCGGCTGAAAAGGTGCGCTCGGAATGGGTGCTGCGTATCGATGGCGAGGTGAAGCTGCGCGACGCAGCCGCCGTGAACACCAACATCCCGACCGGCGCCGTCGAAGTCTTCATCCGCGACATCGAAGTGCTGTCCGCCGCCAAGGAACTGCCGCTGCCGGTCTTTGGCGATGCCGAATATCCCGAAGACATTCGCCTGCGCTACCGCTTCCTCGATCTTCGCCGCGAGAAGCTCCACAACAACATCGTCAAGCGCACCAAGATCATTTCGGCCATGCGCGCCGGCATGGGTGGGGCAGGGTTCACCGAGTTCTCGACCCCGATCCTCACGGCGTCCTCGCCCGAAGGCGCGCGCGACTTCCTCGTGCCCAGCCGCATTCATCCCGGCAAGTTCTTCGCCCTGCCGCAGGCGCCCCAGCAATATAAGCAGCTCCTGATGGTCGCCGGTTTCGACCGCTACTTCCAGGTTGCACCCTGTTTCCGCGACGAAGACCCGCGCGCCGATCGCCTGCCGGGCGAATTCTATCAGCTCGACCTCGAAATGAGCTTCGTTACCCAGGAAGACATCTGGGCCACGGTCGAGCCGGTGATGACCGAGGTGTTCGAAAAGTTCGCCGAAGGCAAGCGCGTCACCCGCAACTGGCCGCGTATCCCCTACGATACTGCCATCCGCAAGTATGGCTCCGACAAGCCGGACCTGCGCAACCCGATCGAGATCGAAGGCGTCACCGAGCATTTTGCCGGCTCCGGGTTCAAGGTATTCGCCGACCAGATCGAAGCCGATCCAAAGGTCGAAGTCTGGGCCATTCCGGCCAAGAACAAGCCCGGTGCCGAGCCAATCGGCCGCGCCTTCTGCGACCGCATGAACGCCTGGGCGCAGGGCGAAGGCCAGCCAGGCCTTGGCTATATCTTCTTCAAGGAAGGGCAGGGCTCCGGCCCGATCGCCAAGAATATTGGTGAAGAGCGCACCGCCGCTCTCAAGGCGCAGCTTGGCCTCGACGACGGCGATGCCGTCTTCTTCGTCGCCGGCCGTCCGGAGAAGTTCTACAAGTTCGCTGGCGAAGCCCGCACCAAGGTCGGCACCGATCTTGGCGTCGTCGACACCGAACAGTATGCTTTGTGCTGGATCGTCGACTTCCCGTTCTACGAGTGGAGCGAGGAAGAAAAGCGCATCGATTTCGCGCACAACCCCTTCTCCATGCCGCAGGGTGGGATCGAAGGCCTCAACGGTCCCGACCCGCTTTCGCTCAAGGCCTACCAGTACGATGCCGTCTGCAACGGCTTTGAAATCGCCTCCGGTTCGATCCGTAACCAGGAGCCCGAGACTATGGTCAAGGCTTTCGAACTCACCGGCAAGTCCCGGGCCGAGGTCGAGGAACAGTTCGGTGGCCTCTACCGTGCCTTCCAGTATGGCGCCCCGCCGCATGGTGGCGCAGCCTTCGGCATCGACCGCATCGTCATGCTGCTTTGCGGCGTAGCGAACCTGCGCGAAATCACAGCCTTCCCGATGAACCAGCAGGCCGAAGACCTGCTGATGGGCGCGCCAAGCCCGGCCGACAACAAGCAGCTGCGTGAACTGAGCATCCGTCTCAACGTTCAGAGCTGA
- a CDS encoding EAL domain-containing protein — MKSKLTNVLMLIGAILAFAPIVAVDYLLDTYIRYREKAVVQDYVATVSAHIDASAMDAVSALRKVIADSPSLCTPTFVTNAQAAIESSINIKQFLVENMDGVQYCDAYGRIVSHSPLSQPLPVPGLTETISVVKFGDMAMPALKITQTFGETRRISAFVPLLGQSEAAVSATMRPAAMMRVTLTNGLDIVTIGDPAGFDRRDSNADYISAQGYAGQFPIRVEEAVPFAMARTGYADLDVAFTVLACIASAAFLLFSLRYVRRSRVPAFNLERAIERNEIKPYYQPVINLRTGGLVGCEVLCRWEKKNGQVIPPGAFIDYAEVTGLAIPMTVSLMEQVRNDLGELSKTIPDMKISINLFEGHFRDVGIVEDVQAIFGSSPISFRQLVFEITERRPLNNSSVTTSVISGLHALGARLAMDDAGTGHSNLAYLATLGVDVIKIDRIFVDMIKPGTTQVPVLDGLIAMGKDLDCEIIAEGVETEEQALYLRSRGVLHAQGYIFAPALTIGAYKDLALALHATTGPQPRIVAPAAKAA; from the coding sequence GTGAAGTCAAAGCTGACCAATGTCCTGATGCTGATCGGCGCCATCCTGGCGTTCGCGCCGATCGTCGCCGTGGACTATTTGCTCGACACCTACATCCGCTATCGCGAAAAGGCGGTCGTCCAGGACTATGTGGCGACCGTCAGCGCCCATATCGACGCCTCGGCAATGGACGCCGTTTCGGCGTTGCGCAAGGTCATCGCCGATAGCCCCTCGCTCTGCACGCCGACCTTCGTGACCAATGCCCAGGCTGCAATCGAAAGCAGCATCAACATCAAGCAGTTCTTGGTCGAGAACATGGATGGCGTCCAGTATTGCGACGCTTATGGCCGCATCGTCAGCCACTCGCCCCTGAGCCAGCCGCTGCCGGTGCCGGGCCTCACCGAAACCATTTCGGTAGTAAAATTTGGCGACATGGCCATGCCGGCGCTCAAGATCACCCAGACCTTCGGCGAGACCCGCCGCATATCCGCGTTCGTGCCTCTGCTCGGCCAGAGCGAGGCTGCCGTTTCCGCCACCATGCGCCCCGCCGCCATGATGCGGGTGACGCTGACCAATGGGCTCGACATCGTCACCATCGGCGACCCGGCAGGCTTCGACCGTCGTGACAGCAACGCCGATTATATTAGCGCCCAGGGTTACGCCGGCCAATTCCCGATCCGCGTCGAGGAAGCCGTTCCTTTCGCCATGGCGCGCACTGGCTATGCCGATCTCGACGTCGCCTTCACCGTCCTTGCCTGCATTGCCAGCGCCGCCTTCCTCCTTTTCAGCCTCCGCTATGTGCGCCGCTCCCGCGTGCCAGCCTTCAATCTCGAACGCGCCATCGAGCGCAACGAGATCAAGCCCTACTACCAGCCGGTCATCAACCTGCGCACCGGCGGCCTCGTCGGCTGCGAAGTCCTTTGCCGCTGGGAAAAGAAGAACGGCCAGGTCATCCCGCCGGGCGCCTTCATCGATTATGCCGAAGTCACGGGCCTTGCCATCCCGATGACCGTGTCGCTGATGGAGCAAGTCCGCAACGACCTTGGGGAACTCTCCAAGACCATCCCCGACATGAAGATCTCCATCAACCTCTTCGAGGGTCACTTCCGCGACGTCGGCATCGTCGAGGACGTGCAGGCGATCTTCGGCTCCTCGCCGATCAGCTTCCGTCAGCTCGTGTTCGAAATTACCGAGCGCCGCCCGCTCAACAATTCCAGCGTCACCACCAGCGTCATCTCCGGCCTTCATGCCCTCGGCGCCCGCCTTGCCATGGATGACGCCGGCACCGGACACTCCAACCTCGCCTATCTCGCCACGCTTGGCGTCGATGTCATCAAGATCGACCGCATCTTCGTCGACATGATCAAGCCCGGCACCACCCAGGTCCCGGTGCTCGATGGCCTTATCGCCATGGGCAAGGATCTCGATTGCGAGATCATCGCGGAGGGCGTCGAGACCGAGGAACAGGCACTCTACCTGCGCTCCCGCGGCGTCCTTCATGCCCAGGGCTATATCTTCGCCCCGGCCCTCACGATCGGTGCCTACAAGGACCTGGCGCTGGCCCTCCATGCCACCACCGGCCCGCAGCCGCGCATCGTCGCCCCCGCTGCCAAGGCCGCATAA
- the pdhA gene encoding pyruvate dehydrogenase (acetyl-transferring) E1 component subunit alpha: MARNATATKATTQPNVPQFTQEQDLAAFREMLLIRRFEEKAGQMYGMGLIGGFCHLYIGQEAVVTGITMASEKGKDAQITGYRDHGHMLVMGLDPKGVMAELTGRQGGLSKGKGGSMHMFSNEHRFYGGNGIVGAQASLGTGLAFASKYKGDGSVSIAYFGDGAANQGQVYESFNMAKLWNLPVVYIIENNKYAMGTSIERAAATTDFSMRGASFDIPGEQVDGMDVRMVYDAAQRAIEHARSGKGPYILEMLTYRYRGHSMSDPAKYRTKDEVTKYRQERDPIEQVRARLLEGGKITEEQLKDIETEIRAIVTEAADFATNDPEPNPSELWTDITIEA, from the coding sequence ATGGCGCGCAATGCGACGGCCACCAAGGCCACCACGCAGCCCAACGTTCCCCAGTTCACCCAGGAGCAGGACCTCGCCGCATTCCGCGAGATGTTGCTGATCCGGCGCTTCGAGGAAAAGGCCGGCCAGATGTATGGCATGGGCCTGATCGGCGGCTTCTGTCACCTTTATATCGGCCAGGAGGCCGTGGTCACCGGCATCACCATGGCCTCTGAGAAGGGCAAGGACGCCCAGATCACCGGCTATCGCGACCACGGCCACATGCTGGTCATGGGCCTCGATCCCAAGGGCGTCATGGCCGAGCTCACCGGCCGGCAGGGCGGCTTGTCGAAAGGCAAGGGCGGTTCGATGCACATGTTCTCCAACGAACATCGCTTTTATGGCGGCAATGGCATCGTCGGCGCCCAGGCCTCGCTCGGCACCGGCCTTGCCTTCGCCAGCAAGTACAAGGGCGACGGCTCTGTCTCGATCGCCTATTTCGGCGACGGCGCGGCCAACCAGGGCCAGGTCTACGAGAGCTTCAACATGGCCAAGCTCTGGAACCTACCGGTCGTCTACATCATCGAAAACAACAAATACGCCATGGGCACTTCGATCGAGCGCGCGGCTGCGACGACCGATTTCTCCATGCGCGGCGCCTCCTTCGACATCCCTGGCGAGCAGGTCGATGGCATGGATGTGCGCATGGTCTACGATGCCGCCCAGCGCGCGATCGAGCATGCCCGTTCCGGCAAGGGTCCCTACATCCTTGAAATGCTGACCTATCGCTATCGTGGCCACTCAATGTCCGATCCGGCAAAATACCGCACCAAGGACGAAGTGACCAAGTACCGCCAGGAACGCGATCCGATCGAGCAAGTCCGTGCCCGTCTCCTCGAAGGCGGCAAGATCACCGAGGAACAGCTCAAGGACATCGAGACCGAGATCCGCGCCATCGTCACCGAGGCCGCCGATTTCGCCACCAACGATCCCGAGCCCAACCCGTCCGAGCTCTGGACCGATATCACGATCGAAGCCTGA
- a CDS encoding Ppx/GppA phosphatase family protein, with amino-acid sequence MTQFWGVDADPTAQGRIKGARPVAVLDIGSNSVRLVVYERHARSLTPLYNEKSACALGRGIAKSGKLSEASMSQAIEAIKRFALVARMMRVGKVYILATSAVRDASNRADFVSAVEAIMETDVNVLSGEQEAHFAALGAVAGIPGFSGIVGDLGGGSLEFSAIDAGHDTSGESFELGAIRLQDDSDSSPVRAAEIVRSKLKHSILSKADPNLQFAAIGGTWRSLAKLHQISTGYPLHMVQDYTVPAAEMISFCDSIVANNSTKSYAGAGDVSSSRRELVPFGAAAMSELLKAGRFESVVFSALGVREGFLYGLLDEREQNIDPLIQGAEELSTLRSRSPAHAHDLIEFTGQYIHVAGLEEAAEDRRLRIVACLLADIGWRSHPDYRGPQSVDNVAYGSLTGVDHPGRSFLAQVMAIRYDGLKSKSALDLVSLGSPALTARARMIGAMFRVAYPMTAAMPGILPRIRFSIDGKTLLLHLPTDLAFLNGDHLRNRLRHFAEEAGYDASKVQVG; translated from the coding sequence TTGACGCAATTTTGGGGGGTCGACGCCGACCCGACTGCGCAGGGCCGCATCAAAGGGGCTCGTCCCGTTGCCGTGCTCGACATCGGGTCCAATTCGGTTCGTCTCGTGGTTTATGAGCGGCACGCCCGTTCGCTCACCCCCCTCTATAACGAGAAGTCCGCCTGCGCCCTCGGGCGCGGCATCGCCAAGAGCGGCAAGCTTTCCGAAGCCAGCATGAGCCAGGCCATCGAAGCCATCAAACGCTTCGCGCTCGTGGCGCGTATGATGCGGGTCGGCAAGGTCTATATCCTGGCGACCTCCGCCGTGCGGGACGCCAGCAACCGTGCCGATTTCGTTTCCGCCGTCGAAGCGATTATGGAAACCGACGTCAATGTGCTGAGCGGCGAGCAGGAGGCCCATTTCGCAGCGCTCGGCGCCGTCGCCGGCATTCCCGGCTTCAGCGGCATTGTCGGCGACCTGGGCGGCGGCAGCCTCGAATTCTCGGCCATCGATGCGGGCCATGACACCAGCGGCGAATCGTTCGAACTCGGCGCCATCCGCCTTCAGGATGACTCGGACTCCTCGCCTGTCCGCGCCGCCGAGATCGTGCGCAGCAAGCTCAAGCATTCCATTCTGAGCAAGGCAGATCCGAACCTGCAGTTTGCGGCCATCGGCGGCACCTGGCGATCTCTAGCCAAGCTGCACCAGATATCGACCGGCTATCCGCTGCACATGGTGCAGGATTACACCGTCCCAGCCGCTGAAATGATCTCGTTCTGCGACAGCATCGTCGCGAACAACTCCACCAAGAGCTATGCCGGCGCCGGCGACGTCAGCAGCTCCCGCCGGGAACTCGTGCCCTTCGGCGCCGCCGCCATGAGCGAATTGCTCAAGGCCGGACGCTTCGAAAGCGTCGTCTTCTCAGCACTTGGGGTCCGCGAAGGCTTCCTTTATGGCCTGCTCGACGAACGCGAGCAGAACATAGATCCCCTGATCCAGGGCGCTGAAGAACTCTCAACCCTGCGCTCACGCTCGCCCGCCCACGCCCACGATCTTATTGAATTCACCGGCCAGTATATTCACGTGGCCGGATTGGAAGAGGCTGCAGAAGACCGTCGGCTTCGTATCGTCGCTTGCCTTCTGGCGGACATCGGCTGGCGCTCGCATCCCGATTACCGCGGCCCGCAAAGCGTCGACAATGTCGCCTATGGTTCTCTCACCGGCGTCGATCACCCCGGCCGCTCATTTCTCGCTCAGGTCATGGCCATTCGCTACGATGGGCTGAAAAGCAAGTCGGCGCTCGATCTGGTCAGCCTTGGCTCGCCCGCACTTACCGCGCGCGCCCGTATGATCGGCGCGATGTTCCGCGTCGCCTATCCGATGACCGCTGCCATGCCGGGCATCCTGCCGCGCATCCGCTTCTCCATCGACGGCAAGACGCTGCTCCTGCACCTGCCAACCGATCTCGCCTTCCTCAACGGCGACCACCTCCGCAACCGCCTCCGCCACTTCGCCGAGGAAGCCGGGTACGACGCTTCGAAGGTGCAGGTCGGCTAG